The following are encoded together in the Acidobacteriota bacterium genome:
- a CDS encoding protein-S-isoprenylcysteine O-methyltransferase, producing the protein MNPWIAKAVVLVATVVMMAIRAPHGHRSRSVKVAKSLKTPLETGLLVLAWVGFFIPLIWVASPAFWFAEYPLRTGPLVAGVMCFVIGLWLFYRSHADLGTNWSITLEVREGHRLITQGVYRGVRHPMYSALALYSVGQALVIPNWVAGLSNSVAFAVLIALRLGAEERMMAQQFGNEYAAYTARTKRLIPHLW; encoded by the coding sequence ATGAATCCGTGGATCGCGAAAGCTGTCGTACTCGTAGCCACAGTGGTGATGATGGCTATTCGCGCGCCGCATGGCCACCGAAGTCGCAGTGTCAAGGTCGCGAAGAGCCTCAAGACCCCGCTGGAGACCGGCCTCTTGGTTCTCGCGTGGGTGGGATTCTTCATCCCTCTGATCTGGGTCGCGTCACCAGCGTTCTGGTTCGCTGAGTACCCGCTGCGCACCGGCCCGCTCGTTGCTGGCGTGATGTGCTTCGTGATCGGCCTCTGGCTCTTCTATCGGTCGCACGCTGATCTCGGTACGAATTGGTCGATCACTTTGGAGGTACGCGAGGGGCATCGACTTATCACGCAAGGCGTTTATCGCGGGGTCCGCCACCCGATGTACTCGGCGTTGGCCCTCTACTCCGTCGGCCAGGCCCTCGTTATCCCGAACTGGGTGGCAGGTCTCTCGAACTCGGTCGCGTTCGCGGTCCTCATTGCACTTCGTCTCGGCGCGGAAGAGAGAATGATGGCCCAGCAATTTGGCAACGAATACGCTGCTTACACGGCACGGACGAAGCGTCTTATTCCGCACCTCTGGTAG
- a CDS encoding toll/interleukin-1 receptor domain-containing protein, with protein MARCTAPVRGHRTASAAADCPACGGRYGRYSGYSSYGSYSSPSYSSSGSSGGGRSSVGGSGSSVRPRWSRAGSSVVYTDAQVRALTPVRTSVENRASLPDRRDVFLCHAWDDRSGAAKELHDLLESRGVSVWFSEKDVALGTPLLREIDKGLAKSRVGIVLVTPALLRRLAGEGIADKELSALLARDLLVPIVHDTTYEALREVSPLLGSRSGLSTAEEPMANVAAKLAELVTL; from the coding sequence ATGGCAAGATGCACAGCACCAGTAAGAGGCCATCGCACAGCGAGCGCTGCAGCGGACTGCCCCGCATGTGGTGGCCGCTATGGCCGCTACAGCGGCTACAGCAGCTACGGGTCGTACTCGTCCCCGTCCTACTCCTCGTCGGGGAGCAGCGGGGGCGGCCGGAGCAGCGTCGGCGGGTCCGGTAGCAGCGTAAGGCCCCGCTGGTCGCGAGCAGGTTCGTCCGTGGTGTACACGGACGCACAGGTGCGGGCACTCACGCCGGTCCGCACCAGCGTCGAGAATCGAGCGTCCCTGCCTGACCGTCGGGACGTCTTTCTCTGCCACGCGTGGGACGACCGGAGCGGGGCCGCCAAGGAGCTTCACGATCTGCTCGAGTCGCGCGGTGTCTCGGTCTGGTTCAGCGAGAAGGACGTCGCCCTCGGTACGCCGTTGCTCCGCGAAATCGACAAGGGACTGGCGAAGTCGCGAGTCGGGATCGTGCTGGTGACCCCTGCGCTGCTGCGCCGCCTCGCAGGAGAAGGTATCGCCGACAAGGAGCTTTCGGCACTCTTGGCGCGTGATCTGCTCGTTCCCATCGTGCACGACACGACCTATGAAGCTCTCCGCGAAGTCAGTCCCTTGCTCGGCTCGCGAAGTGGCCTGAGCACTGCAGAAGAGCCGATGGCGAACGTCGCGGCCAAGCTCGCGGAGCTGGTCACCCTCTAG
- a CDS encoding DUF885 domain-containing protein yields MAAAKFPKLVAEYLLDLHSRHPTLAAASGIHAWDGHLEDYSAGAIAAEISAIKAFQSRLEKIPPLELPLSDTFDYQILSSNINARLLELEQIKSYERNPQIYNDVLSTALLQIAMFEYAPADSRIRHLIAKQKLVPRLLDSARANVRQPPAVFLKIAIDTFKGTLSFVQTDLPRAFASVKDSKLQSEFKNSTRTAADAIAKYIKHLEGIKPDLKATFAIGKENYEAKLKYDEGIDVPVDKLLKIAERELAKTQEEFKKTASRIDPKRNSLAVWADVQRDHPKAGTLVEEAQKQLDALARFIKEKEIVTLIPSEPPVVAPTPDFMRWSTASMWTPGPFESRPLRARYLITDVDPKWTEKQREEYLGSINYPQLWTTSIHEVYPGHFVQGTYLKQTASPVRKLWSIAPASFVEGWAHYTEQMMIDEGFGGGDPKIKMGQLAGALLRLCRFVVGIREHTGGMTVDQATRFFMDNAYMGETPSRIEAERGTFDPTYLVYSVGKLAILKLRDDYRRDRNEQFSLREFHDRLLSNGNAPLWVHRQMLLPGEKGKLIE; encoded by the coding sequence ATGGCTGCTGCTAAGTTTCCAAAGCTTGTCGCCGAGTACCTGTTGGATCTGCACTCGCGCCACCCTACGCTCGCGGCGGCCAGCGGCATCCATGCTTGGGACGGGCACCTCGAAGACTACAGCGCCGGAGCTATCGCCGCCGAGATTTCCGCCATCAAGGCATTCCAGTCGCGTCTTGAAAAGATTCCGCCGCTCGAACTACCTCTGTCAGACACATTCGACTACCAGATTCTTTCGTCGAACATCAACGCTCGTCTGCTCGAGCTCGAGCAGATCAAAAGCTACGAGCGCAACCCGCAGATCTACAACGACGTGCTCTCGACCGCCCTGCTGCAGATTGCGATGTTCGAATACGCGCCCGCCGACTCTCGAATTCGCCATCTGATTGCGAAACAGAAGCTCGTCCCGCGCTTGCTGGATTCCGCGCGCGCAAACGTGCGGCAGCCGCCTGCCGTGTTTTTGAAGATCGCGATCGACACCTTCAAAGGCACGCTGAGTTTCGTTCAGACCGATCTGCCCAGGGCGTTTGCTTCGGTCAAGGACTCGAAGCTTCAATCCGAGTTTAAGAACTCCACCAGGACTGCCGCCGATGCGATCGCAAAGTACATCAAGCACCTTGAAGGGATAAAACCCGACCTGAAAGCGACCTTCGCAATCGGCAAAGAGAATTATGAAGCGAAGCTAAAGTACGACGAAGGCATCGATGTTCCGGTCGATAAGCTTTTGAAGATCGCCGAGCGTGAGCTCGCAAAGACTCAGGAGGAGTTCAAGAAAACAGCTTCGCGGATAGACCCGAAGCGCAACTCGCTTGCGGTGTGGGCTGACGTGCAGCGCGATCACCCGAAGGCCGGCACTCTGGTCGAAGAGGCGCAGAAACAGCTCGACGCATTGGCTCGATTCATCAAAGAGAAAGAGATCGTAACGCTGATACCTTCCGAGCCGCCCGTCGTAGCGCCCACGCCTGATTTCATGCGGTGGTCGACGGCCAGCATGTGGACGCCCGGTCCGTTCGAGAGCCGCCCGTTGCGTGCGCGCTATCTGATCACCGACGTCGATCCGAAATGGACCGAGAAGCAAAGAGAAGAGTATCTGGGCTCGATCAACTACCCGCAGCTCTGGACGACTTCGATTCACGAGGTGTATCCCGGGCACTTCGTGCAGGGCACGTACCTCAAGCAGACCGCGTCACCGGTGCGCAAGCTTTGGTCGATTGCTCCTGCAAGTTTTGTCGAGGGCTGGGCTCACTACACCGAACAGATGATGATCGACGAAGGGTTCGGAGGAGGCGATCCGAAGATCAAGATGGGCCAGCTTGCGGGCGCGCTGCTGCGGTTATGCCGGTTCGTGGTGGGGATACGAGAACACACCGGCGGGATGACTGTGGACCAAGCGACGCGGTTCTTCATGGACAACGCTTATATGGGTGAGACGCCGTCGCGGATCGAAGCTGAACGCGGCACGTTTGATCCGACATACCTGGTTTATTCAGTGGGCAAACTTGCAATACTGAAGCTTCGCGACGACTACAGGCGCGATCGGAATGAACAGTTTTCTCTTCGAGAGTTCCACGATCGGTTGCTCTCAAACGGCAACGCCCCGTTGTGGGTTCATCGGCAAATGCTCCTGCCGGGGGAAAAGGGCAAGCTGATCGAATAG
- the proC gene encoding pyrroline-5-carboxylate reductase, which produces MLKDKKIAVVGAGKLGEILIKGLLEAGVINIANVRITAGHQERLDSMRERFNVAGTLSNKVATATADIIILAVKPQTVPVVLAEIGEGLRPSQLLISVAASVSTAFIEKHLVAPVPVIRAMPNTPCLLKKGMTGIAPGKNASREHLELAKFIFDSVGRTVVADEKHMDAITGLSASGPAFIYIVIESLAEAGVKVGLPRDIATVLAAQTVVGAGSMVLETGEHPAKLKDTVTTPAGCTIDGILELEDGGLRVTLIKAVVKATQRAKELLET; this is translated from the coding sequence ATGTTAAAGGACAAAAAGATCGCGGTGGTCGGCGCGGGAAAGCTTGGCGAAATCTTGATCAAGGGTCTGCTTGAAGCCGGCGTCATCAACATCGCCAACGTAAGGATCACGGCGGGGCACCAGGAGCGGCTAGATTCCATGCGCGAGCGGTTCAACGTAGCCGGCACGCTTTCAAATAAAGTTGCGACCGCGACTGCTGACATAATCATCCTTGCCGTCAAGCCCCAGACCGTTCCGGTTGTTTTGGCTGAGATCGGCGAAGGTCTCAGGCCATCTCAACTCTTGATCTCCGTCGCGGCGTCCGTTAGCACCGCGTTTATTGAGAAGCACCTGGTTGCGCCGGTTCCGGTGATCCGCGCTATGCCGAACACGCCTTGTCTGCTGAAGAAGGGAATGACCGGCATAGCGCCCGGCAAGAATGCCTCGCGTGAGCACCTCGAGCTTGCGAAGTTCATCTTCGATTCCGTGGGCCGTACCGTAGTCGCCGATGAGAAGCATATGGACGCGATCACCGGGCTGTCGGCGAGCGGGCCGGCATTCATTTACATCGTGATCGAGTCGCTGGCCGAAGCCGGGGTGAAAGTCGGACTGCCGCGCGACATCGCAACGGTGCTTGCGGCGCAGACCGTGGTCGGCGCGGGCTCGATGGTGCTCGAAACTGGCGAGCATCCGGCCAAGCTTAAAGACACGGTGACGACGCCGGCTGGGTGCACGATTGACGGGATTCTCGAGCTGGAAGATGGTGGGCTGCGAGTTACTCTAATAAAGGCGGTTGTGAAAGCCACGCAACGAGCAAAGGAGCTTTTGGAAACCTAG
- a CDS encoding shikimate dehydrogenase codes for MSENRVRVCAVITEATIDAARASIKRAASIADMIEVRLDYLRDFDFSDRDGLRALLEDKPLPAIITCRATSEGGNQPVDDHVRLSLLVEGARRLADYCDIEAAHYEEAAKLAPNFSRLIVSYHNFDRTPADLDAIYNRVTALPAAVHKIVTQANTVSDSLAIFKLLDRARTEGRDLIALAMGAPGVITRVLGPARGSFLTYCSLRHGKESAPGQSSCDELIHDYRVHRVSHSTSITGIIGSPVAHSASPAMHNRAFAELDLDFVYLPFEVEDLAEFFHRFIRPATREIDWDFRGLSVTIPHKSAVIPLLDEADRAAREVGAVNTVVVREGMLTGYNTDVQGAMEPLEKVYALEGESCAVIGAGGAARAVIYGLVERGARVGVFARNPEKARALPEAFGVLVSPIEALQSSDARVVINTTPVGMRGHSEGSSPVPGAWLRSRRIAYDLVYNPFETRFLADARAAGCQTISGLEMLVAQAALQFELWTGRKPPLDVMREAALAKIA; via the coding sequence ATGTCTGAAAATCGCGTTCGAGTCTGCGCCGTTATCACCGAAGCGACGATCGACGCCGCTCGTGCCTCGATCAAACGAGCGGCAAGCATCGCCGATATGATCGAGGTCAGGCTCGATTACCTGAGAGATTTTGACTTCTCCGATCGGGACGGTCTGCGCGCGCTGCTCGAAGACAAGCCGCTTCCGGCTATCATCACTTGCCGCGCGACCTCCGAAGGCGGGAATCAGCCCGTAGACGATCACGTGCGGCTGAGCTTACTGGTCGAAGGCGCGCGGCGCCTCGCCGACTACTGTGACATAGAAGCCGCTCATTACGAAGAAGCGGCAAAGCTCGCGCCGAACTTCTCGCGTCTCATAGTCTCCTACCATAACTTCGACAGAACCCCGGCGGACCTGGACGCGATCTACAATCGAGTAACGGCGCTTCCTGCCGCCGTGCATAAGATTGTGACGCAAGCCAACACCGTCAGCGACTCGCTGGCCATATTCAAGCTGCTCGACCGCGCACGAACTGAGGGGCGCGATCTCATAGCGCTTGCAATGGGAGCACCCGGCGTGATCACGCGTGTACTCGGGCCCGCGCGGGGGAGCTTCCTTACCTATTGCTCGCTTCGACACGGCAAAGAGAGCGCGCCGGGCCAGTCGAGTTGCGACGAGTTGATCCACGACTATCGCGTTCATCGCGTCTCGCACAGCACTTCGATAACAGGAATCATCGGCTCGCCTGTTGCGCACTCCGCTTCACCCGCGATGCACAATCGAGCATTCGCCGAGCTCGATCTCGACTTCGTTTATCTCCCCTTCGAGGTGGAAGACCTCGCCGAGTTTTTCCATCGCTTCATCAGACCGGCGACGCGCGAGATTGATTGGGATTTTCGCGGGCTGAGCGTAACCATCCCTCACAAGAGCGCCGTGATTCCGCTGCTCGACGAAGCTGACCGGGCGGCACGCGAGGTCGGCGCGGTAAACACAGTTGTCGTGCGCGAGGGGATGCTGACCGGCTACAACACTGATGTTCAAGGGGCGATGGAACCGCTCGAGAAGGTTTACGCGCTCGAAGGTGAGAGTTGTGCTGTGATTGGAGCGGGCGGCGCCGCGCGAGCTGTGATCTACGGGCTTGTCGAACGCGGCGCTCGGGTCGGCGTCTTCGCTCGCAACCCCGAGAAGGCGCGCGCTCTGCCCGAGGCATTTGGCGTTCTTGTTTCTCCAATTGAAGCACTCCAATCAAGTGATGCCCGCGTGGTAATCAATACGACTCCGGTTGGAATGCGCGGTCACAGTGAAGGCTCAAGCCCAGTTCCTGGAGCCTGGCTGCGCAGCCGCCGGATCGCTTACGACTTGGTTTACAATCCATTCGAAACCCGCTTCCTCGCCGACGCGCGAGCGGCAGGATGCCAAACGATCAGCGGGCTTGAAATGTTGGTGGCGCAGGCGGCGCTCCAGTTCGAGCTTTGGACCGGCAGGAAACCGCCGCTTGATGTTATGCGCGAGGCGGCGTTGGCAAAGATCGCGTGA
- a CDS encoding carboxypeptidase-like regulatory domain-containing protein codes for MRSLPRLVIFLALLFGIESLTQSVSLAQDAKGTGTITGRVLLDGKPAQRVIVLATPSVTDPARMVEQMLKPAASLKAATDSDGRYRFEALPAGKYNIMPSAPTLVSAEPGAFAKELNVTEGAAIEGIDFSLSRGGVMTGKITDSEGRPVITEEISLKLVAGTKAADSYSGQGGRMYYTDDRGVYRIYALAPGRYIVSAGGSQDSMSFLAKRPKRVQTYYPGVTDESRSKPVEVIAGAEASGVDIKVGMADKGFSVNGRVLIAETGAPIANAMVAYTTRPSEGSLEQSNREDSFSVPGGITTTNAKGEFRLDSVEPGNYKLEVQSMGALTGTSTNDFYADPVNFEVQSGNIDKLVIKVHLGASISGVVGFESPAAEAFDTSTPFMLIAVPDERTKSTASGMARVAADGSFRIGGLKAGKINIRSLPYGAQKFSVVRIERNGVEQFDGLDIQPNEQITGVRVVVVQANCILHGRVTIQGGTLTPDSEISVWARPLNSTINDSHRTFPVDAKGNFVIEGLAPGDYEVEASVSSQGSGTGRRVSAKQQVTLTPGTPAQTSLILDLGAKGPDK; via the coding sequence ATGCGAAGTCTCCCACGCCTAGTGATTTTTCTCGCGCTTCTGTTCGGCATAGAATCTTTGACGCAGTCTGTATCACTTGCTCAAGACGCAAAGGGCACGGGCACAATCACGGGCCGTGTCTTACTCGATGGCAAGCCCGCACAGCGTGTCATCGTGCTGGCTACCCCATCAGTCACGGATCCCGCCAGAATGGTCGAGCAAATGCTAAAGCCGGCCGCGTCGCTCAAGGCGGCGACCGATTCCGACGGCCGTTACCGTTTCGAAGCCTTGCCTGCCGGGAAGTACAACATAATGCCGTCCGCACCAACATTAGTGAGCGCCGAACCAGGTGCGTTCGCGAAAGAATTGAATGTAACCGAAGGCGCGGCCATCGAGGGCATCGACTTCTCATTGTCACGCGGCGGCGTCATGACCGGAAAGATCACCGATAGCGAGGGGCGGCCGGTTATTACTGAAGAAATCTCCTTGAAGTTGGTCGCGGGCACAAAGGCGGCCGACTCGTACTCGGGGCAAGGAGGCCGGATGTACTACACGGACGACCGCGGCGTCTATCGAATCTACGCTCTAGCGCCCGGGCGGTACATAGTGAGCGCCGGCGGTTCTCAAGACTCGATGAGTTTCCTAGCCAAACGGCCGAAAAGAGTTCAGACCTACTATCCGGGAGTCACCGATGAATCGCGGTCAAAACCCGTTGAGGTGATCGCCGGGGCGGAAGCCTCAGGTGTGGACATTAAGGTTGGCATGGCGGACAAGGGGTTTAGCGTGAACGGCCGCGTCCTTATTGCGGAGACAGGCGCACCGATCGCCAATGCGATGGTTGCCTACACGACCAGACCCAGTGAGGGCAGCCTGGAACAGAGCAATCGCGAAGACTCCTTCTCTGTTCCCGGCGGGATCACGACTACGAACGCCAAGGGTGAGTTTCGCCTCGATTCCGTGGAGCCAGGCAACTACAAATTGGAAGTCCAATCCATGGGCGCATTGACTGGCACCAGCACCAATGATTTCTACGCCGACCCGGTCAACTTCGAAGTTCAATCGGGCAATATCGATAAGCTCGTGATCAAGGTTCATCTCGGCGCAAGCATCAGCGGCGTCGTGGGGTTCGAAAGCCCCGCCGCCGAAGCTTTCGACACCTCGACTCCATTTATGCTGATTGCCGTCCCGGATGAGCGGACGAAGTCCACGGCGTCGGGCATGGCCCGAGTTGCGGCCGACGGCAGCTTTAGGATCGGCGGGCTCAAAGCCGGCAAGATAAATATCCGGTCGCTTCCATATGGCGCCCAGAAGTTTTCAGTCGTTCGGATCGAACGCAACGGTGTAGAGCAATTCGACGGACTAGATATTCAGCCAAACGAGCAGATCACCGGAGTGAGAGTAGTCGTGGTTCAGGCCAATTGCATCCTGCACGGTAGGGTTACCATTCAAGGGGGCACTCTCACGCCCGACTCAGAGATCTCAGTGTGGGCGCGTCCGCTGAACAGCACCATCAATGATTCGCATCGAACCTTTCCGGTAGACGCGAAGGGAAATTTCGTCATCGAAGGTCTGGCGCCGGGTGATTATGAGGTCGAGGCCAGCGTGTCCTCGCAAGGCTCGGGAACCGGGCGCAGGGTCTCGGCTAAGCAGCAGGTGACATTGACGCCTGGCACCCCGGCACAAACGAGCCTCATTCTCGATCTAGGAGCGAAAGGTCCCGACAAATGA
- a CDS encoding carboxypeptidase regulatory-like domain-containing protein: MHKIALGIILSTLFVSAIANAQQPQSEKPAAGDRRVAQQPATAQEKKPQAGGSIKGRVIGEGNRPVADASIMAFPANMASNPQAMMTTFFRPVTSDADGKFELSGLQWGAYKISASAPGYVLSDSDSKPYYRPGESITLTLAKGGVITGRVTNLTGDAVVGAVVRAIKVREADNKPVRVRRDMASEFTGTIASLLGPYKTDDRGIYRIYGLEAGYYQVAAGGRRGQGTGVNYSEALSSPRGGAYDGDAPTYFPSSTIDTAAEVTVRAGDEATNIDIRYRDNRGHSVSGAVSRSKESGEDGISVMLTRASNGIVEATTYVLAPLKEKGFAFDALLDGEYFVTAMAGSGSMMGGGDGMNVSVSPSRPVTVSGADVTGVELALEPLASMAGRALIEPISAAQKAECKANRPARLEELVISARDEGSKKPEDQSLSLLSMFKDTSPNEKGEFTVGFLRPGVHRLDLQLPGDSVYIRTVTLPPLTPDGKPVDAAKSGVTLKSGDKVKGLVVTMSEGAAGLRGKVVTGEENKPPSAKMRVHLVPAEPEAADNILRYFEAEVAADGNFAFANIAPGKYRLVARELSDQELTEADHKPLAWDAGGRTSLKFEGEASKKTIELSQCQRVTDFVVSYTPLIKPSKPVRKAN, translated from the coding sequence ATGCATAAGATTGCTTTAGGAATTATTCTATCTACCTTATTCGTATCGGCGATCGCCAATGCCCAGCAACCGCAATCAGAGAAGCCTGCGGCGGGCGATCGCCGGGTGGCGCAGCAACCAGCGACCGCGCAGGAGAAAAAACCCCAGGCGGGCGGGTCGATCAAGGGCCGCGTGATCGGAGAAGGAAACCGGCCGGTTGCTGATGCTTCGATCATGGCTTTTCCTGCAAACATGGCTTCCAACCCGCAAGCGATGATGACCACGTTCTTCCGGCCGGTCACCTCCGACGCGGATGGAAAGTTCGAGTTGAGCGGTCTTCAATGGGGCGCCTACAAAATCTCTGCAAGCGCTCCCGGATACGTTCTGTCCGACTCCGACTCGAAGCCGTACTATCGACCCGGCGAGAGTATCACGCTCACTCTGGCAAAAGGCGGCGTGATTACCGGCCGGGTGACCAACTTAACGGGCGATGCCGTAGTCGGAGCCGTCGTGCGTGCGATCAAAGTGCGAGAAGCTGATAACAAACCGGTGCGGGTACGCCGAGACATGGCCTCCGAATTCACCGGCACGATCGCTTCGCTGCTTGGACCGTACAAGACCGACGACCGCGGCATATACCGCATCTACGGTCTCGAGGCAGGTTATTATCAGGTTGCCGCGGGCGGCCGGCGCGGGCAAGGCACCGGTGTGAACTACTCAGAGGCTCTGTCCTCACCGCGCGGTGGAGCCTACGACGGCGACGCGCCGACTTACTTTCCCTCGAGCACGATCGACACTGCGGCCGAGGTCACGGTGCGAGCCGGGGACGAAGCCACCAACATTGACATCCGGTATCGCGATAACCGAGGTCACTCGGTGAGCGGCGCCGTATCGCGTTCTAAGGAATCGGGTGAGGACGGAATCTCGGTGATGCTGACTCGGGCAAGCAACGGAATAGTTGAAGCGACAACCTACGTGCTTGCGCCGCTGAAAGAAAAAGGTTTTGCTTTCGACGCTCTCCTCGACGGTGAATATTTCGTGACTGCAATGGCCGGATCGGGCTCTATGATGGGCGGCGGTGACGGGATGAATGTATCGGTGTCACCGTCACGGCCAGTGACGGTGAGCGGCGCCGACGTCACCGGCGTTGAGCTTGCGCTCGAGCCTCTTGCTTCAATGGCCGGCCGCGCCTTGATCGAGCCGATAAGCGCCGCGCAGAAAGCGGAATGCAAAGCTAACAGGCCGGCCCGGCTCGAAGAACTCGTCATCAGCGCGCGAGACGAAGGCAGCAAGAAGCCCGAGGATCAATCTCTATCATTGCTCTCCATGTTTAAAGACACTTCTCCCAACGAGAAGGGCGAGTTCACCGTTGGCTTTCTCCGGCCGGGTGTTCATCGATTGGATCTGCAGCTTCCCGGAGACAGTGTTTACATAAGAACCGTCACGCTTCCTCCGCTGACTCCCGATGGCAAGCCCGTCGATGCCGCAAAGAGCGGGGTTACGCTGAAGTCCGGCGACAAGGTGAAGGGGCTGGTAGTCACGATGAGCGAAGGAGCCGCGGGTTTGCGAGGAAAGGTCGTCACCGGCGAAGAAAACAAGCCGCCGTCCGCGAAGATGAGAGTGCACCTTGTGCCTGCCGAACCAGAAGCCGCTGACAATATCCTGCGTTACTTCGAGGCCGAAGTAGCAGCAGACGGCAACTTCGCGTTTGCCAACATCGCACCCGGCAAATACCGGCTCGTAGCGCGAGAGCTCTCCGACCAGGAACTAACCGAAGCAGATCACAAGCCGCTAGCCTGGGACGCGGGCGGGCGAACCTCTCTCAAGTTTGAAGGCGAAGCATCTAAGAAAACAATCGAGCTCAGTCAATGCCAGCGGGTCACAGATTTCGTCGTGAGCTACACACCTCTAATAAAGCCGTCCAAACCCGTTAGGAAAGCAAACTAG
- a CDS encoding redoxin domain-containing protein, with translation MAPDFELASHLGEGKKVRLSDVRGKKNVFIAFYPLAWTSVUTTQMPSYEADLSRFQGYDTQVLGISVDSVPCNAAWAKSLGSITYDLLSDFEPKGEVARKFGAYRAEGYSERALFVIDKQGKIVYKDIHEIGEQPDINEIFNVLRKLD, from the coding sequence ATGGCTCCTGACTTCGAGCTCGCGTCTCATTTAGGTGAGGGCAAGAAGGTCAGGCTATCCGACGTCCGTGGCAAGAAGAACGTATTCATTGCCTTCTATCCGCTGGCCTGGACCTCGGTTTGAACAACGCAGATGCCCTCGTATGAGGCTGATCTCAGCCGCTTCCAGGGCTACGATACCCAGGTCCTGGGTATATCAGTCGATTCGGTTCCCTGCAACGCCGCATGGGCCAAGAGCCTCGGTAGCATCACCTACGATCTTCTTTCAGACTTCGAGCCAAAGGGCGAGGTCGCGCGAAAGTTCGGAGCGTATCGCGCGGAAGGCTACTCCGAACGCGCGCTGTTCGTCATCGATAAGCAAGGCAAGATCGTCTACAAGGACATCCACGAGATAGGCGAGCAGCCGGATATCAACGAGATCTTTAACGTACTGCGCAAGCTCGATTGA
- a CDS encoding redoxin domain-containing protein yields the protein MRKLTRAILFFSMIALAATSAVNQPALAQEASTKPAPEQSDDFQKALTDGRLLVRQGRVEEAITELRRAAALRDDKCAECFQSIGQINLQLGRLKEAAVAFRQAAELKPPNEAEMYNVLGVVLYLQNEKELFEQAAVALQRAIELSKGKVVKAYYNLGFALIKAGKEQEGVAALKTYLELDPASSDASQARAVIANTKMVDARVAPSFAVKSHTGGELSLEKLRGKVVLLDFWASWCLPCRRDIPEIKTILKKFGGEQFVMIGINLDSNRPEFDAYMKEEGITWLQYYDGLGWRNKVSQLYGVYAIPHTVLIDQDGVIKAAGLRGEELSEKIGELLKKLHEQKSETRSN from the coding sequence GTGAGAAAGTTAACTCGCGCGATCTTATTTTTCTCGATGATCGCATTGGCGGCCACGAGCGCGGTCAACCAGCCGGCCTTAGCTCAAGAAGCCTCGACAAAGCCGGCCCCGGAGCAAAGCGATGACTTCCAAAAGGCGCTCACCGACGGCCGTCTGCTTGTGCGGCAGGGCCGCGTCGAGGAGGCGATTACCGAGTTGCGTAGAGCCGCGGCACTTCGCGATGACAAATGCGCGGAATGCTTTCAGTCCATCGGGCAGATCAATCTTCAGCTAGGGAGACTGAAGGAAGCCGCCGTTGCTTTTCGTCAGGCCGCCGAGCTGAAGCCGCCAAACGAAGCGGAGATGTACAACGTGCTGGGCGTCGTGCTTTATCTGCAAAACGAGAAAGAGTTGTTCGAGCAAGCGGCGGTTGCTCTTCAACGCGCGATCGAGTTGAGCAAGGGCAAAGTGGTCAAGGCTTATTACAATCTGGGCTTCGCTCTGATCAAGGCCGGTAAGGAACAGGAGGGCGTTGCCGCACTGAAAACATATCTCGAACTTGATCCCGCCTCGAGCGATGCAAGCCAGGCACGCGCGGTCATCGCCAATACGAAGATGGTGGATGCCAGGGTCGCGCCATCTTTTGCGGTGAAGTCTCACACCGGCGGGGAACTTTCGCTCGAGAAGCTTCGGGGCAAGGTTGTGCTCCTCGATTTTTGGGCAAGCTGGTGCTTGCCTTGCCGGCGGGATATACCCGAAATCAAAACCATCTTGAAGAAGTTCGGTGGCGAGCAGTTCGTTATGATAGGGATCAATCTCGACTCAAATCGCCCGGAGTTCGACGCCTACATGAAAGAAGAGGGCATCACCTGGCTGCAGTACTACGACGGGCTTGGATGGCGGAACAAGGTCTCGCAGTTGTACGGCGTGTACGCGATCCCACACACGGTGCTGATCGATCAAGACGGCGTGATTAAGGCAGCCGGTCTTAGAGGTGAGGAGCTGTCGGAAAAGATAGGCGAGCTGCTGAAGAAACTACACGAACAGAAGAGCGAGACAAGATCGAATTAA